CGCACACATACCGCGCCCCCGAACTTGAAAGAGCTGGAACAAAAGCTGGAGAAGGTTCGCAGCGAGAAGGATGCCGCTGTGCAAGGCCAGGAGTTTGAACTCGCGGCAAACTTGCGTGACCAGGAGCAGAAGGTCAAGCAAGAGCTCGAACAACTCAAGGAGCATTGGCAACAAACGCAGCAGCACGACGATGTCCGTGTCACAGTGGATGATATCGCTCACGTCGTCGCATCGTGGACCGGTATTCCAGTGAAGCAGTTGGCGCAAGAGGAGTCGGAGCGCCTCTTGAACATGGAGAACATTCTTCACTCCAGGGTCATTGGGCAAAACGAAGCGGTCGAAGCGGTTTCTCGTGCCATCCGTCGCGCGAGAGCGGGCTTGAAGGATCCGAAGCGACCTATCGGATCGTTTATCTTCCTCGGCCCAACAGGCGTCGGTAAAACGGAACTGGCTCGAGCGCTCGCAGAGTCCATCTTCGGCGACGAGGATGCCATGATTCGCATCGACATGTCGGAATTCATGGAACGTCACTCCACGTCTCGTCTTGTAGGTTCCCCTCCGGGATATGTCGGGTACGACGAGGGTGGACAGTTGACGGAGAAAGTGCGCCGCAAGCCGTACTCCGTCGTCTTGCTGGACGAAGTCGAAAAGGCACACCCTGAAGTGTTCAACATCCTGTTGCAGGTCCTCGACGACGGGCGTCTCACGGACGGCAAGGGGCGCACGGTCGACTTCCGAAACACAGTCATTATCATGACGTCGAACGTGGGGGCCGAAGAACTGCGCAAAGGCGGCAGTGTTGGCTTTAAGTCAGAGGCAACGAGTCAGTTTACGGAGATGAAAGACAAGGTCATGCAGGACCTGAAGCGGACGTTCCGTCCGGAGTTTATCAACCGGATCGACGAGATCATTGTCTTCCATCAGTTGGATGAAGACCAAATTGGCCAAATCGTCGATTTGATGGTGAATGATTTGCAAAAGCGGCTGGAGGAACAGGAAATCCGGTTCACGTTGACCGACGAAGCGAAGACATTCTTGGCTAAAGAAGGTTTCGATCCGCAGTACGGCGCCCGCCCACTCAAACGGGCGATCCAGCGACACATCGAAGATAAGTTGTCCGAGGCACTGCTCGCTGGTGAGGTCAAAAAGGGCAACTCTGTGCTCATTGGGCTCGAAGGCGATCACTTGAAAATTGAGCAGGCGACGCCTGTTGCCAACCCTTAAGTCCTGGGAGAAGAGTTGGATACCGGTGTCATTATCCCGCCAGCGCCCCCGAGGTATCGTTCGCGGTGAAGGTGCTGGTGGGAACGGGACACGGTGGAATTGTGGCGGATCGGACGCGATACGGTGGCCCGGCCCGTGGGGACGGTGGGCCCGGGGCGCGACCGTTCTGGAGAGTGACGGTAGGTAGGTGGGCCGCGGTCGCCCACAGAGTTTGATAGGGGAACGTGGGTCGCTTATGCCGGTCGAGGTTGAGTTGGCTTCGAAATAAGGGATCACGGTTACCTTATACGAGAAAATCGGGCACTAGACGACTAAAATTTAGTCGTGTAACGGAACGCCGTTCCCCAATTCCGATGCCCGTCTCCGACGGGACATGCCTAAGGGAAAGAAGTTCCCTTGCCCCGCCCCACTACCGAACCACGCGAGCCACGCCACTCCCCTGATGGGGGCAATTGCAAAGCAATCACATGGCCACTAAGTCGGCGAAGTCCTTTTTCGTCGATTTAAGTGGCCTTTTTCAATTGGTCATAGACTTGCCTTTACACTTCGATATGATGGATAGAGGAACATCGGAGAAGGAGAGAGGGACGTTGGCACGGACAAAGACACAATACGTGTGCCAAGCATGTGGGCATGTAGAAATAAAATGGATGGGCCGCTGTCCAGGGTGTGGTGAGTGGAACACGATGGTCGAGGAAACCATCGCGGCGCCCAGTAAATCGCTTCCGGTATCGGGTGCACGCATGCAGCCCCAACCGATTCAGTCAATCCCAGCTCAAACGGAACAACGTATTCATACGGGACTTACGGAGTGTGACTTTGTGCTCGGTGGGGGTGTGGTGCCGGGATCGCTCGTACTGATTGGGGGAGACCCAGGTATCGGCAAATCTACGCTCTTGTTACAACTATCAAACTCCATCGCTTCGCAGAAGAAGCGCGTGCTGTATGTATCCGGAGAGGAGTCGGCGAGCCAGATTAAATTGCGTGCGGAACGGCTCGGAACGGTTCAGGAAGAGCTATATGTTTTGGCGGAGACCGATTTGGATTTGGTGGTCGAAGCGGCAGCTCAGTTGCAGCCGGACTTTCTCATTATTGACTCAATCCAAACCGTGTTCCGGCCGAGTCTCACGTCGGCACCTGGAAGTGTTGCTCAGGTACGTGAGTGTACTGGCGTTCTTCTGCGGGTGGCGAAGTCGCAAAATATCGCCACGTTCATTGTTGGGCACGTCACGAAGGACGGTGCGCTGGCTGGCCCGCGGATGCTTGAGCACATGGTTGACGCCGTACTATACTTCGAAGGTGAACGCCATCATATGTATAGAGTATTGCGTGCGGTCAAGAATCGGTTTGGATCGACAAACGAATTGGCTGTGTTTGAAATGCACGACAATGGGTTGCGAGAAGTGTCTAACCCATCCTTACTGTTCCTATCTGAACGCCAAACGATTGTGCCAGGTTCCGCAGTCGTTGCGGCCATGGAAGGACGGAGGCCGCTGTTATTGGAAGTTCAAGCCCTCGTTGCTCCGACTGGTTTTGGCACACCGCGGAGAATGGCAACGGGTGCAGATTACGCTCGAGTGAGCATGCTGCTTGCCGTCTTAGAGAGAAGACTGGGACTTCAAGTGCAGGCATCCGATGCGTATGTAAATGTCGCTGGCGGTGTCCGGGTGGATGAACCGGCGGTGGACTTGGGCATCGCTTTGGCTCTTGTCTCCAGTCACCGTGACAGGCCACTGACACAAGGGGATATTTACATGGGTGAAGTGGGACTGACGGGAGAAGTTCGCAATGTGACGCGTTTGGCCGAGCGGCTCCGTGAAGCACAAAAATTGGGGTTCAAGCGTTGTTTGATTCCAGCTGGGCAGACGGTTAGCGAGACGTTTTCAGGACTCGAGATCGTTCCAGTCCAGTCCCTTCAGGATGCAATGCAAAAGGCGTTTTAGAGGTGACGATATGAAAGATGACGGGAAGCGGGAAGTGGCTATTAACAAAATTCTGCGCATGGTTGCTCCGGGGTCTATCTTGCGCGAGGGAATTGAGAATATCCTGCGAGCTAAAACCGGGGGGCTTATCGTGGTCGGTGCCTCCGAGAAGGTATTGTCGATTATGGACGGCGGGTTCTCCATCCAGTGTGAGTTGACGCCATCTCACCTGTATGAATTGGCAAAAATGGATGGGGCCATCATCATCAGTGATGACGTCAAAAGGGTGTTGTTCGCAAACACAAATCTAAATCCGGATCACACCATTCCCACTTCGGAAACCGGAACGCGCCACCGTACTGCAGAGCGCGTTGCTCGCGAAAGTGGTCAACTGGTCGTTTGTATTTCGCAACGGCGGAATGTGATCACGTTGTACCAGGGCCTGTTTAAATATGTGTTGCGTGATATCAGCGTTATCTTGACAAAGGCCAATCAGGCGATGCAAACTTTGGAGAAATATAAAACCGTCTTGGATCAAGAACTCACTGATCTGAGTGCGCTCGAGTTCGAAGAGGCCGTCACGCTGGACGAAGTGACGACCGTTCTACAGCGGTTTGAAACCGTTTTGCGTATTAAATCGGAAATTCGTCGATATATTACTGAACTAGGTAGTGAAGGCCGCTTAGTCAGTATGCAATTGGATGAATTGGTCGCCAATGTCGACGAACAGGCTTATTTGCTTGTAAAGGATTATTTGTACACTGAGAATGAAATGACGCCGCATCAAGTATTGTCTTTGTTTCACAACATGTCTTCGGATGATCTTCTGGATGGGACGCTCATGGCCAAAGCGATGGGCTATGCGCCGAGCGTCAACCTGTTGGAAGAGGTCGTCCCTTCACGTGGGTATCGAGTGCTTAACAAAATTAGCCGATTACCGCAGCCTGTTATCGAGAACCTCGTAGAGCATTTCAGCGTGCTCAGCAATATACTCGCAGCTGACGTCAACGATCTCGACGAAGTCGAAGGGGTAGGCACAGTCCGAGCCAGAATGATTCGAGATGGGCTTCACCGCATTCAAGAGCAGGTACTTATAGATAGACATATATAGAGCTGTGTCCGACCATGCCTCATTGAAGGAGAGTTCTGTGAGCCTTGTCGGAATACAGCAAATAGAGACTTACTTTTTCTGGCTTGTTTATAGGAGGTCTTGTCATTGTTCATCAAGGCAATCCCCAGTGTCTTAACCCTGGGGAATTTGATCATTGGAATGGTTGCCGCCCTAATTGCGGCACATGGGCGTCTCAATGAAGCCGCCCTGCTTGTCGTGATCGGCATGTTACTGGACGGACTCGACGGTCGTGCGGCACGGCTACTGCATGCGGAGAGCGAGTTTGGCAAGCAACTTGATTCGTTGTCCGACATGGTCACGTTTGGTGTTGCACCGTCCATCATCATGTACAACGCCATTCTTCATCACATGGGTCTTGCCGGTGATGCTCTGGCTATATTGTTTCCCATCTGTGGCGCGCT
This is a stretch of genomic DNA from Alicyclobacillus dauci. It encodes these proteins:
- a CDS encoding ATP-dependent Clp protease ATP-binding subunit — encoded protein: MMYARFTERAQKVLALAQEEATRLNHPGVGTEHILLGLVREGEGIAARALSMLGVQADKVQQEVERIIGQGQGQVSAMTYTPRAKKVIELSIDEARKLNHTYVGTEHILLGLIREGEGVAARVLANMNVSLNKARQQVLQLLGGDAAELASDKDSSAGTPTLDSLARDLTQMARDGKLDPVIGRANECERVIQVLSRRTKNNPVLIGEPGVGKTAIAEGLAQRIIAGDIPETLRNKRVMVLDMGTVVAGTKYRGEFEDRLKKIMDEIRQAGNIILFIDELHTLIGAGGAEGAIDASNILKPALARGELQCIGATTLDEYRKHIEKDAALERRFQPITVDQPSPEEALEILRGLRDRYEAHHRVKITDEALEAAVRLSDRYISDRFLPDKAIDLIDEAGSRVRLRTHTAPPNLKELEQKLEKVRSEKDAAVQGQEFELAANLRDQEQKVKQELEQLKEHWQQTQQHDDVRVTVDDIAHVVASWTGIPVKQLAQEESERLLNMENILHSRVIGQNEAVEAVSRAIRRARAGLKDPKRPIGSFIFLGPTGVGKTELARALAESIFGDEDAMIRIDMSEFMERHSTSRLVGSPPGYVGYDEGGQLTEKVRRKPYSVVLLDEVEKAHPEVFNILLQVLDDGRLTDGKGRTVDFRNTVIIMTSNVGAEELRKGGSVGFKSEATSQFTEMKDKVMQDLKRTFRPEFINRIDEIIVFHQLDEDQIGQIVDLMVNDLQKRLEEQEIRFTLTDEAKTFLAKEGFDPQYGARPLKRAIQRHIEDKLSEALLAGEVKKGNSVLIGLEGDHLKIEQATPVANP
- the radA gene encoding DNA repair protein RadA; translation: MDRGTSEKERGTLARTKTQYVCQACGHVEIKWMGRCPGCGEWNTMVEETIAAPSKSLPVSGARMQPQPIQSIPAQTEQRIHTGLTECDFVLGGGVVPGSLVLIGGDPGIGKSTLLLQLSNSIASQKKRVLYVSGEESASQIKLRAERLGTVQEELYVLAETDLDLVVEAAAQLQPDFLIIDSIQTVFRPSLTSAPGSVAQVRECTGVLLRVAKSQNIATFIVGHVTKDGALAGPRMLEHMVDAVLYFEGERHHMYRVLRAVKNRFGSTNELAVFEMHDNGLREVSNPSLLFLSERQTIVPGSAVVAAMEGRRPLLLEVQALVAPTGFGTPRRMATGADYARVSMLLAVLERRLGLQVQASDAYVNVAGGVRVDEPAVDLGIALALVSSHRDRPLTQGDIYMGEVGLTGEVRNVTRLAERLREAQKLGFKRCLIPAGQTVSETFSGLEIVPVQSLQDAMQKAF
- the disA gene encoding DNA integrity scanning diadenylate cyclase DisA, which produces MKDDGKREVAINKILRMVAPGSILREGIENILRAKTGGLIVVGASEKVLSIMDGGFSIQCELTPSHLYELAKMDGAIIISDDVKRVLFANTNLNPDHTIPTSETGTRHRTAERVARESGQLVVCISQRRNVITLYQGLFKYVLRDISVILTKANQAMQTLEKYKTVLDQELTDLSALEFEEAVTLDEVTTVLQRFETVLRIKSEIRRYITELGSEGRLVSMQLDELVANVDEQAYLLVKDYLYTENEMTPHQVLSLFHNMSSDDLLDGTLMAKAMGYAPSVNLLEEVVPSRGYRVLNKISRLPQPVIENLVEHFSVLSNILAADVNDLDEVEGVGTVRARMIRDGLHRIQEQVLIDRHI